The following is a genomic window from Cyanobacteriota bacterium.
CGATGCCAGCGACCAAAATGGCTAGAACCCAGTACCAGCCCCAGTAAAGCGCGTAGGCAAGGCAGGTTAGGGCTGCAATTCCCCAGGCATTGCGAGAATGGGTGAAGACAATGCAGGTGAGTATTGTCATCACGAGAAGAGGTAGGGCGTAACGGGCAAATGCTGGTAACGGAGAAACAGCCAATAACCGTTGGGCGATCGGCAATCGATGGGAAATAAGCGGTGCAAAGTCTTGGGGATCGCTGACTGGAGGCGCTGCCTGCTCTACGGATGCTTGTCGATTAAAGGTCGAAGGTTGCTGCTGATTGCTAAGCATTGGCTCTAACCAGAGGGCGATCGCCAACGGTAACACCATCACTAAGTAGCCTGCCATACTGTTGGCATACATAAACACCGAAGCCATGCGCCCTGGTGGATTGCCACCAAGAGCTAGCGCCCAACCAAGAATTCCTTCCCAAGGCTGGGGTGGCCCTTGCCATTGCCAAAAGTATTGACCAACCCCCAAAATTACAACAATACTGGCAGGAATTAGACTGAGACGGGCTAGGTGGCGCAGTTGGTCAATTGTCTGCACAACGAAACTGACAGTTATAAATAGTAGGAAAAAAGGCAGGATGTTGAAGGTTCCCAGTAAGGCTACATAGGGATCCGCAGCAATGA
Proteins encoded in this region:
- a CDS encoding polymerase; protein product: MKRGWFSQIVTEHPDPSLQGLWRLIQLGWLLAPVHGVAFGALMIWAMALCVWRKSDQLHRSWLNRTFCILAIWIAGTVVIAADPYVALLGTFNILPFFLLFITVSFVVQTIDQLRHLARLSLIPASIVVILGVGQYFWQWQGPPQPWEGILGWALALGGNPPGRMASVFMYANSMAGYLVMVLPLAIALWLEPMLSNQQQPSTFNRQASVEQAAPPVSDPQDFAPLISHRLPIAQRLLAVSPLPAFARYALPLLVMTILTCIVFTHSRNAWGIAALTCLAYALYWGWYWVLAILVAGIGVVWGAAFAPMPVNGLLRQVVPRFIWARLTDDLYPNRPIAELRITQWKFA